The Vidua chalybeata isolate OUT-0048 chromosome 6, bVidCha1 merged haplotype, whole genome shotgun sequence genome has a segment encoding these proteins:
- the CABP4 gene encoding calcium-binding protein 4, whose translation MPRSRGDKGTPKDTEPPQKGKGGHEEGEKPPKAPEDVGAPAPKNSGSESRHGGHGQKSGKKGPTDPHAAATKTYSPFLNTVFGKERELSPEELDELLDAFKEFDTDQDGYISYKDLGACMRTLGYMPTEMELIEISQHIKMRMGGRVDFEDFVQMMGPKLREETAHMVGVRELKIAFREFDMNGDGEISTAEMREAIAALLGEQLKAQEVDEILQDVDLNGDGHVDFDEFVMMLSSR comes from the exons ATGCCACGCTCCCGCGGGGACAAGGGGACCCCCAAGGACACGGAGCCCCCGCAGAAGGGGAAAGGGGGGCACGAGGAGGGGGAGAAACCCCCCAAAGCCCCCGAGGACGTCGGTGCCCCGGCCCCCAAGAATTCCGGCTCCGAGTCCCGGCACGGAGGGCACGGGCAGAAGAGTGGGAAGAAGGGTCCCACGGACCCCCACGCTGCTGCCACCAAGACCTACTCCCCCTTCCTCAACACCGTCTTTGGCAag GAGCGGGAGCTGTCACCGGAGGAGCTGGATG agctgctggacgCTTTCAAGGAGTTTGACACGGACCAGGATGGCTACATCAGCTACAAGGACCTGGGCGCCTGCATGCGCACGCTGGGGTACATGCCCACCGAGATGGAGCTCATCGAGATCTCCCAGCACATCAAGATGAGGA TGGGCGGCCGCGTGGACTTCGAGGACTTTGTGCAGATGATGGGCCCGAAGCTGCGGGAGGAGACGGCGCACATGGTGGGCGTGAGGGAGCTCAAGATCGCCTTCCGCGAG TTCGACATGAACGGGGACGGGGAGATCAGCACGGCCGAGATGCGCGAGGCCATCGCGGCGCTGCTCGGGGAGCAGCTGAAGGCGCAGGAGGTGGACGAGATCCTGCAGGACGTGGATCTCAACGGGGACGGTCACGTGGACTTCGACG AGTTCGTGATGATGCTGTCGTCCCGGTAA